In Anaerococcus prevotii DSM 20548, the following are encoded in one genomic region:
- a CDS encoding class III lanthipeptide, whose amino-acid sequence MNKILSLQKLIVDDLFNSEDNDLSTVSISCKKESTVSIFICVRPPKE is encoded by the coding sequence TTGAATAAAATATTATCATTGCAAAAATTAATAGTGGATGATTTATTCAATAGTGAAGATAACGATTTATCAACTGTTAGTATATCTTGCAAAAAAGAAAGTACTGTCAGTATATTTATTTGTGTAAGACCACCAAAGGAGTAA
- a CDS encoding class III lanthipeptide, with amino-acid sequence MTNDILNLQKMQPREDITVMAASTFSTNCKNSSGISLFVC; translated from the coding sequence ATGACAAATGATATTTTAAATTTACAAAAAATGCAACCTAGAGAAGATATAACAGTAATGGCTGCATCAACTTTTAGTACAAACTGTAAAAACTCAAGCGGCATAAGTCTATTTGTTTGCTAA
- a CDS encoding radical SAM peptide maturase, CXXX-repeat target family, translating to MTNNTSYRVGKEFDIWKDGVAQTLTFIVTEDCNLRCSYCYITHKSSNKKMSFDVAKKFIDYVLSEEMIRPKGVILDFIGGEPLLEIKLIDQICDYFKRKAYLLKDERYWDYRINITTNGINYASKEVQDFIKKNQGKLEIAITLDGTKEKHDMHRVFQNGKGSYDEIIKNIELYKNQFQASTKVTFSSKDLKYLKDSIIHLWELGISDVAANVVFEEVWQDGDDKIFEDQLIELADYILENKLFDKYSCTLFDESVGFPNSKEILETASCGAGKMIAVGPDGSLYPCMRYKDYSLNNKKEVVIGDVKNGIDFDKIRPYYLLNTKLQSDEECLNCRIASGCTSCFGHNYDSADSNTNFQKAKYICKMHKARVRANNYYFAELHNRYGIEREINNEERDKLYFLLSNSTVKTCASSENRSDSSIMSNETIKQGLEYAKNNFLRPVFIHSNYGLNLNFKEIDLKGYNIFHYCSIRNQDSIRKITNNYILTIEYPDDEEFIRNMKLEENIILNISSKCLSDMETFITKLFNKTNRINLNILDFDKQFDFILYEKQLKSISDYIYYEYVNKGIIKELNVITDELFMKEKELCDSGLNSYTLASNEKFYVCPEFYFKFPLDYIGSLEDGIKENYNRHLFTEEYSPLCNKCSICHCNSCSFENYINTNEVNIPSKNSCVKSSIEYRVSYELQKKLAKLMEFDRHIKPLNYLDPFIDVLEKNPVNGILNKKYLEDS from the coding sequence ATGACAAATAATACTTCATATAGAGTAGGAAAAGAATTTGATATTTGGAAAGATGGCGTAGCTCAGACATTAACTTTTATTGTAACTGAAGATTGCAATCTGAGATGTAGTTATTGTTATATTACACATAAATCTTCAAATAAAAAAATGTCATTTGATGTAGCGAAGAAATTTATTGATTATGTACTATCAGAAGAAATGATAAGACCCAAAGGAGTTATATTAGATTTTATAGGTGGAGAGCCACTGCTTGAAATAAAATTAATAGATCAAATATGTGATTACTTTAAACGAAAAGCATATTTACTAAAGGATGAACGGTATTGGGATTATAGGATTAATATAACGACAAATGGGATTAATTATGCTAGTAAAGAGGTACAAGATTTTATAAAGAAAAATCAAGGAAAACTTGAAATTGCAATTACGTTAGATGGGACAAAAGAAAAACATGATATGCACAGAGTTTTCCAAAATGGGAAAGGTTCCTATGATGAAATAATAAAGAACATAGAACTGTACAAAAATCAATTTCAAGCATCTACCAAAGTTACTTTTTCAAGTAAAGATTTAAAATATTTAAAAGATAGCATAATTCATTTATGGGAATTAGGAATATCTGATGTAGCAGCAAATGTTGTATTTGAAGAGGTTTGGCAAGATGGAGATGATAAAATTTTTGAAGACCAGTTAATTGAATTGGCAGACTATATTCTGGAAAATAAGCTATTTGATAAATATTCTTGTACTTTGTTTGATGAATCTGTAGGTTTTCCAAATAGTAAAGAAATATTAGAAACAGCTTCATGTGGTGCTGGGAAGATGATAGCAGTTGGTCCTGATGGATCATTGTATCCATGTATGAGATATAAAGATTATTCACTTAACAATAAAAAAGAAGTTGTAATAGGTGATGTAAAGAATGGTATAGATTTTGATAAAATAAGACCTTATTATCTATTAAATACGAAGCTTCAATCTGATGAGGAGTGTCTTAACTGCAGGATTGCAAGCGGATGCACTTCATGTTTTGGTCATAATTATGATTCTGCAGATAGTAACACAAATTTTCAAAAGGCAAAGTATATTTGTAAAATGCATAAAGCAAGAGTAAGAGCAAATAACTACTACTTTGCAGAACTACATAATAGGTATGGAATTGAAAGAGAGATTAATAACGAAGAAAGAGATAAACTGTATTTTTTGTTGTCTAATTCGACTGTAAAAACTTGTGCTAGTAGTGAAAATAGAAGTGATTCTTCTATTATGTCTAATGAAACTATAAAACAAGGGTTAGAATATGCTAAAAATAATTTTCTAAGACCAGTATTCATACATAGTAATTATGGACTCAATTTAAATTTCAAAGAGATAGACTTAAAAGGATATAATATTTTTCACTATTGCTCAATAAGAAATCAAGATAGTATAAGAAAAATAACTAATAACTATATCCTTACTATTGAATATCCTGATGATGAAGAGTTTATAAGAAATATGAAATTAGAAGAAAATATAATACTAAATATATCGTCTAAATGTTTAAGTGATATGGAGACTTTTATAACAAAATTATTCAATAAGACTAACAGGATTAATCTAAATATATTAGATTTCGATAAACAATTTGATTTTATCCTATATGAAAAACAACTAAAGAGTATTTCTGATTATATTTATTATGAGTATGTGAATAAAGGAATAATTAAAGAACTAAATGTAATAACTGATGAATTGTTTATGAAAGAAAAAGAATTATGTGATAGTGGATTAAATTCTTATACCCTTGCAAGTAACGAAAAGTTTTATGTTTGTCCAGAATTTTATTTTAAGTTTCCTTTGGATTATATAGGAAGCTTAGAAGATGGAATAAAAGAGAATTATAATAGACATTTATTCACTGAGGAATATTCTCCACTTTGTAATAAATGTAGTATTTGTCATTGTAATTCTTGTAGTTTCGAAAATTATATAAATACAAATGAAGTTAATATACCGTCTAAAAACTCATGTGTAAAATCTAGTATTGAATATAGAGTATCTTATGAATTACAGAAAAAACTGGCGAAATTAATGGAGTTTGATAGACATATAAAACCATTAAATTATTTAGATCCATTTATTGATGTTTTAGAAAAAAATCCTGTAAATGGAATTTTAAACAAAAAATACTTGGAGGATAGCTAA
- a CDS encoding class III lanthipeptide, with the protein MTNDILNLQRMQPREDITVMAASTYSTNCKNSSGVSLFIC; encoded by the coding sequence ATGACAAATGATATTTTAAATTTACAAAGAATGCAACCCAGAGAAGATATAACAGTAATGGCTGCATCAACTTATAGTACGAACTGTAAAAACTCAAGCGGCGTAAGTCTATTTATTTGCTAA
- a CDS encoding ATP-binding cassette domain-containing protein — translation MIKTFKRIIKPFLTKFIILSIIIIISNTSIILVPYYNGKFIDSLVTLESIDNIKKYAFLVIAFSLLNAITAISSEYIQLTLSEQIKFINKFNIIDKLRKIPFLKFKEFDPVYLYQRIEQDSATIVDFVLQNIVLIFIYGVKLIVVFYILLKINVYIAGFVGILMPIYLFVYSKFREPLRNKSFIVRETQNEYYKDMNQQLEYMYVIKLNAKYNDENTFLRKSFNRFIGVYKEYARMLMIFNFSQGGISFIFQTLTLVLGGYYVINKDMTIGELAVIGNYYGIIESIIKYYYTLGKDYQNFIVANKRNSELLKISNDEIGNIKINVITHLSANLTYKYNEKKIVLDKKEIELSLGDILLIRGENGKGKTTIIQLINGILRGKDVDIRYNDIDIDKINLEYMREKAISNVPQDITIKNISVLEFLEVNMENMNNDFDNIKKKLLYKGSDEDRYMIDFLLENLHKSISELSGGDKQFLYILKELSQDKSMLVLDEPSSNLDYMRIEWLKKYINNVRDKKIIIIITHDDRLNFSNSKILNLD, via the coding sequence ATGATTAAAACTTTCAAAAGGATTATTAAGCCGTTTTTAACAAAATTTATTATACTTTCTATAATAATAATAATATCTAATACATCAATTATTCTAGTTCCATATTATAATGGCAAATTTATTGATTCTTTAGTTACTTTAGAAAGTATAGATAATATTAAAAAATATGCTTTTTTAGTGATAGCTTTTTCACTTTTAAATGCAATTACGGCAATTTCAAGTGAATATATACAATTAACTTTATCCGAACAAATTAAATTTATAAATAAGTTTAATATAATAGATAAATTAAGGAAAATACCTTTTTTAAAATTCAAAGAATTTGATCCAGTATATTTATATCAAAGAATAGAACAGGATAGTGCAACTATTGTTGATTTTGTCTTACAAAACATTGTTTTAATATTTATTTATGGAGTTAAACTAATAGTAGTATTCTATATTTTATTAAAAATAAATGTTTATATTGCTGGATTTGTAGGTATATTAATGCCTATATATTTATTTGTATATTCAAAATTTAGAGAGCCATTAAGAAATAAAAGTTTTATTGTTAGAGAGACTCAAAATGAATACTATAAAGATATGAATCAGCAATTGGAGTATATGTATGTAATTAAGTTAAATGCTAAATATAATGATGAAAATACGTTTTTGAGAAAATCATTTAATAGATTTATTGGTGTATATAAAGAATATGCAAGGATGCTAATGATTTTTAATTTTTCTCAAGGTGGCATTTCTTTTATATTTCAAACACTAACATTAGTTTTAGGTGGATACTATGTTATAAATAAGGATATGACTATAGGAGAATTAGCCGTAATTGGAAATTATTATGGGATAATTGAATCCATTATAAAATATTACTACACATTGGGGAAAGATTATCAAAATTTCATAGTTGCAAATAAAAGAAATTCTGAATTACTAAAAATATCTAATGATGAGATTGGGAACATAAAAATCAATGTTATAACACATTTATCAGCAAATCTAACATATAAATATAACGAAAAAAAAATAGTATTGGATAAAAAAGAAATAGAATTGTCATTAGGAGATATATTGTTAATAAGGGGAGAGAATGGCAAGGGGAAAACTACTATAATTCAATTAATTAATGGAATATTGCGAGGTAAGGATGTAGATATAAGATATAATGATATAGATATTGATAAGATAAATTTAGAATATATGAGAGAAAAGGCAATTTCAAATGTTCCCCAAGACATTACTATTAAAAATATATCTGTACTTGAATTTTTGGAAGTAAATATGGAAAATATGAATAATGATTTTGATAATATAAAGAAAAAACTTTTATATAAAGGATCTGATGAAGATAGATACATGATAGATTTTTTGTTGGAAAATTTACACAAGAGTATTAGCGAATTATCTGGTGGTGATAAGCAGTTTCTATATATATTAAAAGAATTATCTCAAGATAAAAGTATGTTAGTTTTAGATGAACCCTCTTCTAATTTAGATTACATGAGAATTGAGTGGTTGAAAAAATATATTAATAATGTTAGAGATAAAAAAATAATAATTATTATAACACATGATGATAGATTGAATTTTAGCAATAGTAAAATATTAAATTTAGATTAA
- a CDS encoding ABC transporter ATP-binding protein, whose translation MNNMFDWREHKKIIDKFILPQKKKIIYLIIIILLGIIASMAIPYIFGKIIDLIVIKDLQLVSKFILISLFLNIFQSLSGILEEWIGNILSVDCSNSIKEAMFSKILDTRYEFLNSYGEGELVSRVENTGDKIVSFYIDFFSSIIMILFSIIISAYIMIRISLKLFVIAIILLPLTYGINYIFKSTIISKQRDYIAKLDVYSDYLIDTISNLTGIKLNNLEKTFKENYKEKLQDLKNVSMSNMKINMTVTSLQDLITIILSSLILFISAKLIILGNLTLGNIVAFSSYMEKLHSSIKNIGDLNLSFNEVIVDLERYRKIMDHDSEKKTDGKKLSKVTSLKFKNVSFKYDDEYILKNFSFEISKPGLYGIVGENGSGKTTIFNLISKLYTDYEGEILINDIEISDIKDEDLRKEVLSIESKPFILRENLNSNITLLEKNKVDEPNLEKIIRFLGLERIKNYSTKNLKDTLSKGEQEKIQLARLLISKKSLILLDEVLSGLDKEMKEKVISKIKERSKNSILIIISHEHEIQRICDDIFLVAGKKENY comes from the coding sequence ATGAATAATATGTTTGATTGGCGTGAACACAAAAAAATAATTGATAAATTTATATTGCCACAGAAAAAGAAAATTATATATTTAATAATAATCATACTATTAGGAATAATTGCAAGTATGGCGATTCCTTATATATTTGGGAAAATTATTGATTTAATAGTAATAAAAGATTTGCAATTAGTTTCAAAGTTTATTCTTATAAGTCTATTTTTAAATATATTTCAAAGTTTAAGCGGTATTTTAGAGGAATGGATAGGCAATATATTATCAGTGGATTGTTCGAACAGTATAAAAGAAGCAATGTTTTCTAAAATATTAGATACAAGATATGAATTTTTAAATTCGTATGGAGAAGGAGAACTTGTAAGTAGAGTAGAAAATACAGGTGATAAAATAGTCAGTTTCTATATAGATTTTTTTTCAAGCATTATAATGATTTTGTTTAGCATTATTATATCTGCCTATATTATGATTAGGATATCATTAAAATTATTTGTAATTGCGATTATATTACTTCCATTGACTTACGGAATTAACTACATATTTAAAAGTACTATTATTAGTAAACAAAGAGACTATATAGCAAAATTAGATGTATATTCTGATTATCTAATAGATACGATTTCAAACTTAACTGGAATAAAACTAAATAATCTGGAAAAAACATTTAAAGAAAATTATAAAGAAAAGCTTCAGGATTTAAAAAATGTATCTATGTCGAATATGAAAATAAATATGACCGTAACGAGTTTACAAGATTTGATAACTATTATTTTAAGTTCTCTAATATTATTCATTTCAGCAAAATTAATAATATTAGGAAATTTGACATTGGGAAATATAGTTGCTTTTAGTAGTTATATGGAAAAGTTACATTCGTCAATTAAAAACATTGGTGATTTAAACTTATCTTTTAATGAAGTTATTGTAGATTTAGAAAGATATAGGAAAATTATGGATCATGACAGTGAAAAGAAAACTGATGGAAAGAAATTATCAAAAGTAACTAGTCTTAAATTTAAAAATGTTTCGTTCAAATATGATGATGAATACATATTGAAAAATTTTTCATTTGAAATATCGAAGCCTGGATTATACGGAATAGTTGGAGAAAACGGATCAGGTAAAACAACAATTTTTAATCTAATTAGTAAACTTTATACCGATTATGAAGGTGAAATCTTAATAAATGACATCGAAATAAGTGATATTAAAGATGAAGATTTAAGAAAAGAAGTCTTGTCTATAGAGAGTAAACCATTTATATTACGTGAAAACCTAAATTCTAATATTACATTATTAGAGAAAAATAAGGTAGATGAACCAAATTTAGAAAAAATAATTAGATTTCTAGGATTAGAAAGAATTAAAAATTATAGTACTAAAAATTTGAAAGATACTTTGTCAAAAGGAGAACAAGAAAAAATACAGTTAGCGCGACTGTTGATTAGCAAAAAATCTTTGATTTTATTAGATGAAGTTTTATCTGGATTAGATAAAGAAATGAAGGAAAAAGTAATTTCTAAAATAAAAGAAAGAAGTAAGAATAGTATCCTAATAATAATTTCACATGAACATGAAATACAAAGAATATGTGATGATATATTTTTAGTGGCAGGTAAAAAAGAAAATTATTAA
- a CDS encoding class III lanthipeptide codes for MTNDILNLQKMQPREDIAVMAASTYSTNCKNSSGVSLFIC; via the coding sequence ATGACAAATGATATTTTAAATTTACAAAAAATGCAACCTAGGGAAGATATAGCAGTAATGGCTGCATCAACTTATAGTACAAACTGTAAAAACTCAAGCGGTGTAAGCCTTTTTATCTGCTAA
- the lanKC gene encoding class III lanthionine synthetase LanKC, which translates to MDFRYMGYLKPDNKFYEDSNNLSKQYQINSNILKNYEIITDNEHWTMCMYKNDKLPTQGWKIHISTKYEDAQSILNEVSNFLWKKEISFKYVKREDLLFLKNSKYGDRSSSGKFITIYPHNEKEFIDLLDSLDCIVKRFENGPYILSDKRWKDGNVFFRYGGFEKIIKEIKGKELYCIRNTEGELIEDVRKPYYILPDFVKEPKEVLEMEKNVNQKDEGENKFDKFKITNALHFSNGGGVYEALQKSTGLKVVIKEARPEAGLDANYRDAVYRLKKEDYVLRKLKFSKYTPDYIDFFKAWENYFLVEQFVEGGQLTSWISKNYPFSYDSSNTYKYLDSAKKIIKNIINGLSEIHKQGIGFGDLQPSNILISKELDVKFIDFETSSNLLENLKPSLMTPGFVDGRTTNVKESDWFGAIQLIKYIFLPIGPVDLLDDKLRNNHYEYIGKLYGEDIKKFVLDMTNKCIESCQFESKELITVLKYDSQMKTNNKFSDEKVLGIVSKLANGIKYDISNSEGIFSHGDIRVYIHKMGKYNILTGAYGVINSLYSANKIDETCMEWVKSNCDFSEYDEWGLFTGRTGIASVLFKLGFIEEFEQTVDELKSYIYNKLDTFNDISILSGLSGMGLFLLSYYHKAPLERREEIMDVLNNIVSKIKNLFELDIELTSYDLDFVPMGFFEGWSGVAYFVIKLYKVTKDKELEKLANRMIKKELKNCMENPLDKSLNISDGKRLLPYILGGSAGIIYTLDEYKNIFDEEFEVYKNKILKVINSRCFYGVGLFRGAIGLATLLPYIDDLNIRNKYRDICLEKLNLFLVDEDDKIFTPGDFSYRLSSDLFSGSAGIIAVLLDLINKEKISWLPIV; encoded by the coding sequence ATGGATTTTAGGTATATGGGATATTTGAAACCGGATAATAAATTTTATGAAGATAGCAATAATTTATCAAAACAATATCAAATAAATAGTAATATTTTAAAAAATTATGAAATTATTACCGATAACGAACATTGGACAATGTGTATGTATAAGAATGATAAACTTCCAACACAAGGATGGAAAATTCATATATCTACTAAATATGAAGATGCACAAAGTATTTTGAATGAAGTTTCAAATTTTCTATGGAAAAAAGAAATTTCTTTTAAGTATGTAAAAAGAGAAGACTTGTTATTTTTAAAAAATTCTAAGTATGGAGATCGCTCTTCTTCTGGTAAATTTATTACGATTTATCCGCACAATGAGAAGGAATTTATTGATCTTTTAGATTCATTGGATTGTATTGTAAAAAGATTTGAGAATGGGCCCTACATATTAAGCGACAAAAGATGGAAAGATGGAAATGTTTTTTTCAGATATGGAGGTTTTGAAAAGATAATAAAAGAGATTAAAGGTAAGGAATTATATTGTATAAGAAATACAGAGGGTGAATTGATAGAAGATGTGAGAAAACCATACTATATACTTCCAGATTTCGTTAAAGAACCTAAAGAAGTGTTAGAAATGGAAAAAAATGTAAATCAAAAAGATGAAGGAGAGAATAAATTCGATAAATTTAAGATAACTAATGCTTTACATTTCAGCAATGGTGGGGGTGTTTATGAAGCATTGCAAAAATCAACTGGTCTTAAAGTTGTTATAAAGGAAGCTAGACCAGAAGCTGGATTAGATGCTAATTATAGAGATGCAGTGTATAGGTTAAAAAAGGAAGATTATGTTTTAAGAAAATTAAAATTTTCAAAGTATACGCCAGATTATATTGATTTTTTTAAAGCCTGGGAAAATTATTTTTTAGTTGAACAATTTGTGGAAGGAGGTCAATTAACTAGCTGGATTTCAAAAAATTATCCTTTTTCATATGATTCATCAAATACATATAAATATTTGGATTCCGCAAAAAAAATTATTAAAAATATTATAAATGGTTTATCTGAAATTCATAAACAAGGTATTGGATTTGGAGATTTACAACCATCAAATATTTTGATCAGTAAAGAACTTGATGTTAAATTTATAGATTTTGAAACATCAAGTAACTTATTAGAAAACTTAAAGCCTTCACTAATGACACCTGGATTTGTAGATGGAAGAACTACTAATGTAAAAGAAAGTGATTGGTTTGGTGCAATTCAGCTTATTAAGTATATATTTTTACCAATTGGACCTGTTGATTTATTGGATGATAAATTAAGAAATAATCACTATGAATATATTGGAAAATTATATGGTGAAGACATAAAGAAGTTTGTTTTAGATATGACAAATAAGTGTATAGAAAGTTGTCAATTTGAATCAAAAGAATTAATAACTGTTTTAAAATATGATAGTCAAATGAAAACTAATAATAAATTTAGTGATGAAAAAGTTTTAGGTATAGTATCGAAACTGGCTAATGGAATTAAATATGACATTTCTAATTCAGAAGGTATTTTTTCTCATGGAGATATCAGAGTCTATATTCATAAAATGGGAAAGTATAATATATTAACTGGAGCATATGGAGTAATAAATTCATTATATTCAGCAAATAAAATAGATGAAACATGCATGGAATGGGTTAAGTCAAATTGCGATTTTTCTGAGTATGATGAGTGGGGACTTTTTACTGGAAGAACAGGGATAGCGTCAGTGCTGTTTAAATTGGGATTTATAGAAGAATTTGAACAAACTGTTGATGAGTTAAAGTCGTATATTTATAACAAATTAGATACCTTTAATGATATTTCAATTTTATCTGGATTATCAGGAATGGGGTTGTTTTTATTAAGTTATTATCATAAGGCACCATTAGAGCGTAGAGAAGAAATAATGGATGTCCTAAATAATATTGTTTCTAAAATTAAAAATTTATTTGAATTAGATATCGAACTTACTTCATATGATTTAGATTTCGTACCTATGGGATTTTTTGAAGGATGGTCGGGTGTTGCATATTTTGTAATTAAATTATATAAAGTTACGAAGGATAAAGAATTAGAAAAGCTAGCAAATAGAATGATAAAGAAAGAATTAAAGAACTGCATGGAAAATCCATTGGATAAGTCACTAAATATAAGTGATGGTAAACGACTGTTACCATATATATTAGGGGGTAGTGCTGGAATTATATATACTTTAGATGAATATAAAAATATATTTGACGAAGAGTTTGAGGTTTATAAAAATAAGATTTTAAAGGTGATAAATAGTAGATGTTTTTATGGAGTTGGATTATTCAGAGGCGCTATCGGTTTAGCTACGCTTTTACCTTATATTGATGATTTAAATATACGAAATAAATATAGAGATATATGTTTAGAAAAGTTGAATTTATTTTTGGTAGATGAAGATGATAAGATCTTTACACCAGGAGATTTTTCATATAGGTTATCTTCTGATTTGTTTTCTGGAAGTGCAGGTATTATTGCTGTTTTATTAGATCTCATTAATAAAGAGAAAATATCATGGTTACCTATAGTTTGA
- a CDS encoding class III lanthipeptide, translating to MRNLLIKSILKLQEIEVYDDVHVQPNSTLSVLGCETQSTTSYFFC from the coding sequence TTGAGAAATTTATTAATAAAGAGCATACTAAAATTACAAGAGATTGAAGTATATGATGATGTACATGTACAACCAAATTCAACATTGAGTGTACTTGGCTGTGAAACTCAAAGTACCACAAGCTATTTCTTTTGCTAA